The following nucleotide sequence is from Synchiropus splendidus isolate RoL2022-P1 chromosome 1, RoL_Sspl_1.0, whole genome shotgun sequence.
AGTACAGCATTGAAGTTAGCCTGCCATGGAAACTAGTGCCTGTCTAAACAGCCTCCATGCTCTCCACAACATGGTTACGTCACTACTTTTTTTGCACTCAGATACACATGAGATATCAGAAAAGGAATGACAGGATGTCATTGTAAGGCAGCCTAACGTGTTTTGATATCCTATCAGGTAAGCCACATAAGGTTTAGACGCGGTCTCCATCAGGTCAGACGGCTGGGTCAGGGGAATTTTACTCCACGCACTCGCCACCACTCGTCCATTCGGCCCAacacaatcagaatcagaatcaaatgtattgccatggtcagtggggagcccactaactaggaaagtgttttggaataaagtgctgaccgaaaataaaataaaatgaacaacaaaggttgttcatgaattcaacagtctgctccacctccctcctgtaagccgactcatctccatctgagatgagcccgatgatggtggtgtcatccacaaacttgatcagcttcacggactggtggctggaggtgcagtgAGTGCTAGACCCTGGAAACTGCAGCAGAGCTTTCTGATCGGCAGCTTCACAAAACTCCCAGAACACACTCTCTCCTCAGGACCGCAGGGGTTTGATGCAGGAAAATAATGGAGCAGTCTAGGACTTGctatgtcttcaggtgcttgATGTAATTCACGTGATTTCCCTTTTTATTTAGCTGATAAACATCAGATTTACTAGACAGATTTCCATTACCTGTGTTTTCACTGATTTGCCCTCAACTGCAGCGCTGTCCTGAGGAAAGTTGTCATTAATCTCTGTCACCTCCTTCGACTTGTGAGAGTAGCCTTGTCTGTAGTGTGTGCTGTGTTTCCGCTATTCTCTTGTAAGATAATAGAAACACTGCACTCTGTTAAAGCTGTGGTGGAGGTAGGTCATCACTTCATATCTGAGCTGACTTCGGGCTGATGAGTCTGATTGGATCATGTTCTCCCGCTTCACATGCTGTACAGTGAAAATCCAACTATGAGCAGTTGACATCCGTGACTCGGGGTGGCGCCATGAGCTCTTCTGTCCTTCCAGTTGCTGTGAtcgtagaggaagagcaagagAAGCGGACAGTTCTATTGAACTCAGTAGACCGCAGCCAAGCTTGCTGAGTGACTGCTACTACTTTCACTCCAGAGGTCAAGAATCTGAGCGGCGGAACATGgaactgtcatcatcatcaacacgcATGTCCCCCAGTTTagtcatagtccagctactcaGCTACACGCTGGCTTAGTCCAGCTATAaaccgcattatccaggtcgtgtagTCTGCGATTGCTGCATCAAACGTCTCGTCTCATGTAAGAATGTAATGAACTAATGTAATGATTGTGAGCCGTCATGTAGACGTCATGGCGGGTGAGGTGGGAGTTCTGCCCTATGCTAAACAAGATGGCTGTGGCTCAGCGAGTAGTTGAGTTGTCTGGGCAGAATGTGTAACACAAAAGCAACTTCATAAAACACAGAACACTGATGCATGCGATTTAATTTGAATGGTTAATTCATCTTGGATAATGTTGGATTGTTGCTGTCCCGCGCTCTTTATCGTAATTCCTGTTTGAAGTGGAGAAAACTTGACAGGCAAGTGTCATTTATCGTTTGAAACATAGCAAGTTTCTTTGATAAGCAACTCTGACTCAGCAAATTTATGCGCTTCACTCCTTTAAACGTTGCGCTGTTGGTTTTTCACGCCTGTTACGTTATCCCTCATTGTAATTGTTTGTGTTCAGGATCGATATCTTTCTATACTGCATCTATGGCATCGCCGCCTTCTTCTTCGTCtactccatcctcctcctgtctGAGGGCTTCTATACCACGAGAGCCATCAAGAAGGAGCTTCAGAGCGACTTCAAAACCACCTTCTTTGGACGCTGCATCACTGCCCTGGTATGCACACACTCTTCAGCCAGTTTTGACCTAGTGACACGTTCAACTTGTCCTATTTTTGAACCCATATTCATGACACGTAATGAGGTTAAATCAGGTTGACCATTTTCTTCTTTGCAGTTTGTGTTCCTGAGCTATATCCTGGCCCTGTGCTTCATTGGCATCTTTGGCTTCACCTCCATTCCGTACTTCCTCTACTACAACATGCAGAAAAGCTGCAATGCCATCACAAACAGTGTTGTGTCTGATGTCACAAGTATCTGTGTGGACGTCCGACAGTATGGTGAGGCCAATCTCTTCATGTCTGTGGCTCAAACAGGTCAAACAAAGACGCCTCCTTCTCACTGCAATTTGTGCCCAGGCATGCATAGTATCTCATACAAACAGTGCGGACCTTCGGAACATGCTTAAATCAAGTCACAATTTCTGTGTGCTAAATCAGATTGTGTTTGGTGCAAGTAGTAATTCCCTCACACCATGGCTTCTTTTCCCTATGAAGCCGCCAACTACTGACTGGAGCGCACTTTTGTTGTGGCATCCTGATAGGAAAATACTGTCAATATTGTTTACAGTGTAAGCAAACAGGTTTGCATTCTTCAGTTGAAGCAAACTAGTGTTAGTGTAGGTGAGgtgtgaaacagtgttgcagggttgatgaaacagtgtccactagatggcgctcttggtttataaatcatgtgaggtttcattgcattaGTTGTTCACGTCCAGCGGTTAGTCCTGCAGTTACAGCAGATCAGgacatctacccatcactaagcAAACTATTAAAATCAGCCTCTCATGTAGAAAACTTTAGGTAGCTTTCAAGGTACTTTTGtctcatggtctgaaccctgcaacTTGTCCAAcaacatggatttttacaggctgaagagggTCATGCTGCCAacatattgagcctcgtcacatgaAATCCATGAAATCACAAGCaatttattgaccttaaagcacttaaaatgagctgtttttgtCCGCATGTCACTGCTCAGCCAATGGAGCCGATCTCctgggaagcagcagctgaggccagctgtggtgtcggaacattggacacatgggcgaaaacagtgcattttgagtgctttattgacaacaaaagatgtgaggagttcatgatttaggttcagaacattgcccagtcagggagtcagtctccatgctggaccgtGTTTTAGAACTATTTTAGAATTGATCCTCATGTGTTTTTAAGGTGGTTGCACCACTAACCTTTCTGTGGCAGCAGCGTGGTGCTGCTTACgtaggaacaagatctattttccgtattaaatgtagtgggtggggctaatattcagGTGTGCTATAAAGTCCGAAAATTAACTAATTGAATGAAACCTTACTTCatttgaaaattaggacactgtttcgttaACCGTGCAATACtttttcatgatacctcatccacccatcaccagTGTGAGCTGCTGGTGCGGATTTTAAAGAACTTGTTGGTGTCTAGTCTggataaatagatgaagaaTGAACGATAGATTAAAAAGAATGATGAGGTGGGAGCAGACTGGGTGCCGAGGGTGGATGGATTTAACTGAAGGACGAGGCTAGAGAGATGATGGGGAGTTGGTTGGAGTGATACATGAATGGTGAACGTAAACAGTAGGCGAAATCATGATCGGTGGGTTACGAGGTGATGGAGAAACCTGCACTTGAAAAAGAGATGATGCCTCACCTGCACGGTGGTTAAGATAGCTACATGAACGTGTGGATtaatagatgacagacagatgaCTGGGACTTTATAGAAAGATGGAGTCCACGTGAGATTATGGCTTATGATCAGATGGAAGTACACCACCACTGTGAAATATGGAGCCTGTGACCTACATCCAAGGGACAGCTGGCTCCGGGACAAAGCGGGATGAGGATCACATATGCTTTATTGGCAGCTTGCTCTGCTCCACTGCATGTAGTATAAACCCCAATTACTGGCACAGCCCGATCATACATGTCGTCTCTGTGAGTGGCCTTTGTCGTCCTCACTTGTTTTAGACTTATTTTAGGGCTTCAAGTAACAGCCAGGCCTTCTATGAACGGTGATCTGTGTGGTTGGGCTCATGCCTCCTTGTCAACTATTGCTGTTGGGCTCTGCAGGTGTCATTCCTTGGAATGCCAGTCCAGGGGAAATTTGTGGAACCCAACTGGTGGAAGTGTGTGACACAACTGAGGTGAGAGTCTGTGCGCTCTTCTGTCTTCTCGCTTCACTTCACGAACTTCATCTCTCTTCCTACAGTTCTACCTGTCCTACCACCTCTACATGGTTGTGTTGGCTGGTACGGCCGCGACCGCCATTGCGCTGGTGAGTTGGAGCTCTTCTGACTCTTCTGGGCTAGAAATATGCATGTTTGCTTGGTGTGTTAGTGTCGCCATGGCAACTCCTCTCGTGCCGTCAGCCTTTCACCCGCCGTGCATTTCACTCCCTGCAGTTCCCCCTCAGCTCGACATCGGCTTACTTTGGCAACATGTTTTTGTAAAACACGGTGTAATGTTATGCTGTCATGCTTGCCTAACATTACATGCTTAAACGTACGTACGTTGTCATGATGTCGTTTCTTTGTGTAAGTGCAGCGCTGTGTGTTTATCCACAGCTGCAGTTCAGTCGATAGTTCTTTTgcccatttatttgttttcacacattCCCACTACTCCGATAAGAAATGTCACAGCAGTTCTGACTCAGAACGCTGCATGAGCATCTGCTCCTGTGAACCCGTGACGCTGACGGCTGATAACACCGTTTTGGTTCTCAACGatctcaaaatattttgagatCGTTTATgcttctggaacaacatgatgtaaaataaggacctttgcaaattaGCTTGTAAAAAGCTTGATAATGTTCCATGGGTAGTTTCCGGGCTGACAGCGCGTGGTGAGAGTGCATTGTCTCGTCGAGCCATTCACAAGAACTCAAAATGCACTCCTGAGTTCTGCTA
It contains:
- the LOC128764024 gene encoding neuronal membrane glycoprotein M6-b-like isoform X2 codes for the protein MDRGKTTMQPNAPMRDREQEEGGCCDCCIKCLGGLPYASLLATILCLTGLALMCSCGHIALTNTLALVENHFSTTRDHHISLTKTIDIFLYCIYGIAAFFFVYSILLLSEGFYTTRAIKKELQSDFKTTFFGRCITALFVFLSYILALCFIGIFGFTSIPYFLYYNMQKSCNAITNSVVSDVTSICVDVRQYGVIPWNASPGEICGTQLVEVCDTTEFYLSYHLYMVVLAGTAATAIALIHFLMIMSANYAYLKSAASAV
- the LOC128764024 gene encoding neuronal membrane glycoprotein M6-b-like isoform X1 is translated as MDRGKTTMQPNAPMRDREQEEGGCCDCCIKCLGGLPYASLLATILCLTGLALMCSCGHIALTNTLALVENHFSTTRDHHISLTKTIDIFLYCIYGIAAFFFVYSILLLSEGFYTTRAIKKELQSDFKTTFFGRCITALFVFLSYILALCFIGIFGFTSIPYFLYYNMQKSCNAITNSVVSDVTSICVDVRQYGVIPWNASPGEICGTQLVEVCDTTEFYLSYHLYMVVLAGTAATAIALIHYLMILSANWAYLKSAAALHAYQDIKTKDDQDVEAEARSKEGQNSSYS